One window from the genome of Eucalyptus grandis isolate ANBG69807.140 chromosome 7, ASM1654582v1, whole genome shotgun sequence encodes:
- the LOC104427716 gene encoding probable calcium-binding protein CML45 yields MDKALKIKSIIVLFLVAMIMALVPLDLIISLHALYSDFRHLVETVCDLYSMVSMCFGHCKNRNAEVPTPQSPTAPIRATRETMDSMGLSRPEVETLIARLGIFRNPRGDDHDEVQERIGVQEIAALFEEEGPSPEEVKEAFYVFDGNCDGYIDARELGDAFQKLGLVQLCEVDCRGLIQAFDDNGDGLIDFREFKKLVEKSFS; encoded by the coding sequence ATGGACAAAGCactgaaaataaaatctatTATCGTCTTGTTCCTCGTTGCCATGATCATGGCACTAGTGCCACTAGACTTAATCATATCACTTCATGCCTTGTACTCGGACTTCAGACACTTAGTCGAGACCGTGTGCGATCTATATTCAATGGTGAGTATGTGTTTTGGTCACTGTAAGAACCGAAATGCAGAAGTTCCGACTCCTCAATCTCCCACCGCTCCAATCCGCGCGACTCGTGAAACAATGGACAGCATGGGGCTGTCCAGGCCGGAAGTGGAAACCCTGATTGCGAGGCTGGGGATCTTCAGGAACCCACGTGGCGACGACCATGATGAGGTTCAGGAGAGAATAGGGGTCCAGGAAATTGCAGCTCTTTTTGAGGAGGAAGGGCCGAGTCCGGAGGAAGTGAAGGAGGCATTCTATGTGTTTGATGGGAACTGTGATGGGTACATTGATGCTAGAGAGCTGGGTGATGCCTTCCAAAAGTTGGGCCTCGTACAGCTCTGCGAGGTCGATTGCAGGGGCTTGATTCAGGCCTTTGATGACAATGGggatggattgattgatttcAGAGAGTTCAAAAAACTTGTGGAGAAAAGTTTCTCTTAA